One stretch of Arachis duranensis cultivar V14167 chromosome 1, aradu.V14167.gnm2.J7QH, whole genome shotgun sequence DNA includes these proteins:
- the LOC107471279 gene encoding LOW QUALITY PROTEIN: protein SMAX1-LIKE 6 (The sequence of the model RefSeq protein was modified relative to this genomic sequence to represent the inferred CDS: inserted 1 base in 1 codon), with protein sequence MPTPVSAARQCLTEEAARALDAAVTVARRRNHAQTTSLHAISALLTHPSATLXXXXXXXXQFRTLELSVGISLDRLPTTTSSKSSTSSSSFSAGDGPPVSNSLMAAIKRSQANQRRNPENFHFMILQQQQNQNNNQIIPQTTSTLKVEMKQFMLSILDDPIVSRVFGEAGFSSYDIKLALLQPPIVQQPNSNSFLYSRLNRPVFLYNVEAGGPIGPGLGLPLMGSDQNCRRILDVLVKKERRNPLLMGGNAKGALKGFMDFVEKGKMGILPNELSGLSAVCVEKEICEYVMGNKSEETMLFRLKEVGSMVEKCLGAGVVVSFGEVEVLVKDEVVNSVGFVVEQLSSLLRNHGGKVWLVGVAGNCEAYSKFLGLFPNVDRDWDLHLLTLTSSSSPSATSSSSFMGSFVPLGGFFSTPSEFRSSSSTLINRNNNNSPSSSSSSSSSSPSSTLLLSRCDTCNEKYEQEMAELLNKVGHGDSGGYPTSLLWLQRDQNKGAMDLVKINEDNTNLNGKIFGLQRKWNEICQHVHHKHETSPTTRFPFGTIKVPLSLNEIQYSNQIPQILNKQKLPFSSSSPFGSVAVNKEIIEQVPQVSWLSPSTKATVNNVTTDLGLGTMYNTSNAQEPNTPKVHDHKGNLQHLSDSVSVDFEAMNEGSTHQIAISKPCSAPNFEGKFNSIDFKSLHKVLIEKVGWQEEAIYAINRAISLCSPGKRHSSYIRADTWLAFFGPDRVGKRKIALAIAECLFGNRDNLISVDLSSLEGLYPSNSVFEFQSPYCHDSLKRKTVVDYIAGELGKKPNSVIFLENVDKADFLVQSSLLKAMRTGRFPYSLGREISINNSVFIVSSTVYNSYSHGSVSYEEGIKMFPEERILQAERCQMKLLVGNASENVEKIGTKSVKVELRKKVTSKASTFLNKRKLVQSRVTSKSQKLFKEASWSCFDLNMPLEESEECTSSNDCEGESEVENHESWLHEFCDQIDGKVVFKPFDFESLVEQVIKIIDMNFQRVFGSELVLEIDYDAMSQILAATWLSEKKNAMENWIESVLGRGFVEAKKKYQIEDKLVIKLVKCESNFVEEQDLGLFLPARILS encoded by the exons ATGCCGACGCCGGTAAGCGCAGCGAGGCAATGCCTAACGGAGGAGGCGGCGCGTGCGCTTGACGCCGCGGTGACGGTAGCGCGTCGCCGAAACCACGCCCAGACTACCTCCCTCCACGCCATCTCCGCCCTTCTTACCCACCCCTCCGCCACCC NNNNNNNNNNNNNNNNNNNNNTTCAGTTCCGCACCCTAGAGCTCTCCGTCGGCATCTCCCTCGACCGCCTCCCCACCACCACCAGCTCGAAGTcctccacctcctcctcctccttctccgcCGGTGACGGACCTCCGGTATCGAACTCCCTCATGGCCGCCATCAAAAGGTCTCAGGCGAACCAGCGCCGAAACCCCGAAAACTTCCACTTTATGATCctccaacaacaacaaaaccAAAACAACAACCAAATCATTCCTCAAACCACGTCCACTTTGAag GTGGAAATGAAACAATTCATGCTTTCGATCCTGGACGACCCAATCGTTAGCAGAGTCTTTGGTGAAGCTGGTTTTTCAAGCTACGATATCAAGCTGGCGTTGCTGCAGCCTCCAATCGTCCAACAGCCAAATAGCaacagtttcttgtattcccgGTTGAACCGGCCGGTTTTTCTGTACAACGTCGAGGCGGGTGGACCTATTGGGCCGGGGTTGGGCCTTCCCTTGATGGGCTCGGACCAGAACTGCAGGAGGATCTTGGATGTTCTTGTGAAGAAGGAGAGAAGGAACCCGCTTTTGATGGGGGGGAACGCAAAGGGTGCTCTAAAGGGGTTCATGGATTTTGTTGAGAAGGGTAAAATGGGGATTTTGCCTAACGAGCTTAGTGGGTTGAGTGCGGTGTGTGTTGAGAAAGAGATATGTGAGTACGTCATGGGGAATAAGAGTGAGGAAACGATGTTGTTTAGGTTGAAGGAAGTGGGGAGTATGGTGGAGAAGTGTTTGGGTGCTGGCGTGGTTGTTAGCTTCGGAGAAGTTGAGGTTCTTGTGAAGGACGAAGTGGTAAATTCCGTTGGGTTTGTTGTGGAACAGTTGAGCAGTTTGTTGCGGAATCATGGAGGGAAGGTTTGGTTGGTTGGTGTGGCGGGAAATTGTGAAGCGTATTCCAAGTTTCTGGGTTTGTTCCCAAATGTTGATAGGGATTGGGATCTTCATCTACTTACACttacttcttcctcttctccttctgCCACCTCTTCTTCCAG CTTCATGGGGTCCTTTGTTCCACTTGGTGGTTTCTTCTCAACACCTTCCGAATTCAGAAGCAGTAGTAGCACCCTAATAAACCGTAACAACAATAATTCcccatcttcatcttcatcatcgtcatcatcatcaccatcgtcAACTTTATTACTAAGCCGTTGTGACACATGCAATGAAAAGTATGAACAAGAAATGGCTGAGTTACTCAACAAGGTAGGTCATGGTGATAGTGGTGGTTACCCAACAAGCTTGCTTTGGTTACAAAGAGATCAAAATAAAGGAGCAATGGATTTAGTAAAG atcaatgaagacaacacaAACTTGAATGGCAAGATCTTTGGATTGCAAAGGAAATGGAATGAAATTTGTCAACATGTTCATCACAAACATGAAACCTCTCCAACAACAAGGTTCCCATTTGGTACTATAAAAGTTCCATTATCCCTCAATGAGATCCAATATTCCAATCAAATTCCACAAATTCTAAATAAACAGAAGTTACCATTTTCTTCATCATCCCCTTTTGGTTCTGTTGCTGTCAACAAAGAAATAATTGAACAGGTTCCTCAGGTTTCTTGGCTTTCACCTTCTACCAAGGCTACAGTGAATAATGTTACCACAGATTTGGGGTTAGGAACTATGTATAATACATCAAATGCTCAAGAACCAAATACTCCAAAGGTACATGATCATAAGGGAAATCTTCAGCACTTGTCAGATTCTGTTTCAGTTGATTTTGAAGCCATGAATGAAGGTAGTACACACCAAATTGCTATATCTAAACCCTGCTCTGCTCCAAATTTCGAGGGGAAATTCAATTCGATCGATTTCAAGTCACTCCACAAGGTTCTTATTGAAAAGGTTGGATGGCAAGAAGAGGCCATATATGCTATCAATCGAGCTATTTCGCTTTGTAGCCCCGGTAAGCGTCACAGCTCATATATTAGAGCAGATACATGGCTTGCTTTTTTCGGGCCAGATCGGGTTGGAAAAAGGAAAATTGCTTTGGCAATTGCAGAGTGCTTGTTTGGTAACAGAGATAACCTAATCTCTGTGGATTTGAGCTCGTTGGAAGGCTTGTATCCGTCCAACTCAGTTTTCGAATTCCAGAGTCCTTATTGCCATGATTCGCTTAAGAGGAAGACAGTTGTGGATTACATTGCTGGGGAGTTGGGTAAAAAGCCGAATTCAGTTATCTTTCTTGAGAATGTAGACAAAGCAGATTTTTTGGTGCAGAGTAGTCTGCTCAAAGCAATGAGAACAGGTAGGTTTCCATACTCACTTGGAAGGGAAATCAGCATCAACAATTCAGTGTTTATTGTATCCTCTACCGTCTATAATAGCTACAGCCACGGCTCTGTCTCGTAtgaggaagggataaaaatgtttCCAGAAGAAAGAATTCTCCAGGCCGAAAGATGTCAAATGAAATTGTTAGTTGGAAATGCTTCTGAGAATGTCGAAAAAATCGGCACTAAAAGTGTCAAGGTTGAACTGAGAAAAAAAGTGACATCAAAAGCTTCAACATTtctgaataaaagaaaattagttCAAAGCAGAGTAACATCCAAGTCACAGAAATTATTCAAAGAAGCATCATGGTCTTGTTTTGATCTGAATATGCCTTTAGAGGAATCTGAAGAATGCACCAGTTCCAATGATTGTGAAGGCGAATCTGAAGTTGAAAACCATGAATCATGGTTGCATGAATTCTGTGATCAGATTGATGGAAAAGTGGTCTTTAAGCCCTTTGATTTTGAGTCGCTTGTGGAGCAAGTAATCAAAATCATTGACATGAATTTCCAAAGGGTATTTGGATCGGAGCttgttcttgaaattgattatGATGCCATGTCACAGATTCTTGCAGCTACTTGGTtatcagaaaagaaaaatgcaatgGAAAATTGGATTGAGAGTGTTCTTGGAAGAGGATTTGTTGAAGCAAAAAAGAAGTACCAAATTGAAGATAAACTTGTGATCAAATTGGTTAAGTGTGAAAGCAATTTTGTTGAAGAACAAGATCTTGGACTGTTTCTTCCTGCTAGAATATTAAGTTAA